A window of Photobacterium sp. GJ3 contains these coding sequences:
- a CDS encoding ExeA family protein, with the protein MYQDHFALTQLPFRLTPDTALFYALPPHLEAIQMTLAALSMGEGFIQISGEVGTGKTLVCRMLVRQLPSQYELAYLPTPAMSGRELRAALAKELGLHPQDDQLLLTESLHRVLIEHKRAGRTVVVLLDEAQALPDDALEALRLLGNLETEQEKLLHIVLLGQPELDVRLSAPKLRQFRQRITFRAVLRPLDLAETVSYIDHRLTQAGGADGLMPLARQKDIWHASGGIPRLINLLCHKALIVACSAGHAVIQKADVRAAITDTQAARQPRWQFPVLWGWS; encoded by the coding sequence ATGTATCAGGATCACTTCGCCCTGACGCAGTTGCCATTTCGTCTGACGCCGGATACGGCGCTGTTTTATGCGTTACCGCCGCATCTGGAGGCCATTCAGATGACACTTGCAGCTTTGTCGATGGGGGAAGGTTTTATTCAGATTTCCGGTGAAGTTGGGACCGGTAAAACTTTGGTGTGCCGCATGCTGGTCCGGCAGTTACCGTCGCAGTATGAACTGGCTTACCTGCCCACTCCTGCGATGAGTGGCCGTGAACTTCGGGCAGCGCTGGCCAAAGAACTGGGATTGCATCCCCAGGACGATCAACTGCTGCTTACCGAATCGTTGCACCGGGTGCTGATTGAACACAAACGTGCCGGACGGACTGTGGTCGTGCTGCTGGATGAAGCGCAGGCGTTGCCGGATGACGCTTTGGAAGCACTGCGGCTGCTGGGTAATCTGGAAACGGAGCAGGAAAAGTTACTGCACATTGTGTTGCTGGGGCAGCCCGAGCTGGATGTGAGACTGTCCGCCCCGAAGCTCAGACAGTTCCGTCAGCGGATTACTTTTCGTGCAGTGTTGCGTCCCTTGGATCTGGCTGAAACGGTGTCTTATATCGATCACCGGCTGACCCAGGCCGGTGGGGCGGACGGTCTGATGCCATTGGCCAGACAAAAAGACATCTGGCATGCCAGCGGTGGGATTCCGCGGCTGATCAACCTGCTGTGTCACAAGGCCCTGATCGTGGCCTGCAGTGCCGGACATGCGGTGATTCAGAAAGCGGATGTGCGGGCAGCGATTACGGATACTCAGGCGGCGCGACAGCCGCGCTGGCAATTTCCAGTGCTATGGGGATGGAGTTGA
- the mshL gene encoding pilus (MSHA type) biogenesis protein MshL — translation MRLFFIGITTTLLAACSTNMGHHKPVDVQEALNQAANEAQSRPLTDLPAAVNADLMPSLNRPGYGRSSAYERRFRVNARQVDARAFFGSLVHGTAFNMVIHPQVSGRVTLTLQDVTLDEVLDVASDIYGYHILRKGNMIQVFPATLRTEVIPVDYLQLQRRGISLTSLTTGSISDPNNDDNYQSDRSSRSRDTDEDSRSRNDTSERSSYSTGGTRIETRTDSDFWNQLQLAVQAMIGTGQGRSIVVSPQASLLTVKAFPNELREVREFLGVSKKRLQRQVVLEAKIMEVTLSDSYQQGINWSNITKTIGGTGINFGRTGPSLLPGGNEIANLLDGQTNITISDGNFSAVLSFLETQGDLNVLSSPRVTAANNQKAVIKVGGDQYFVTEVDGGEAVSDGGVASPEVVLTPFFSGISLDVTPQIDDDGGVLLHVHPTVVEVTEEVKDIALGDTFGTYSLPLARSSVRESDSVIHASSGDVVVIGGLMKSSLKDQETKVPLLGDIPGLGYLFRNINKVQTKTELVILLKPTVVGDQTWQQEIERSRSLVDKWFPEQG, via the coding sequence ATGCGCTTATTCTTCATTGGGATCACAACAACTTTACTGGCAGCCTGTTCGACGAACATGGGGCATCACAAGCCTGTTGATGTACAGGAAGCGTTGAATCAGGCCGCGAATGAGGCCCAGAGCCGACCGCTGACTGATCTGCCTGCGGCCGTCAATGCCGATCTCATGCCCAGCCTGAACCGGCCGGGTTATGGTCGCAGCAGCGCTTATGAACGACGCTTTCGGGTGAATGCCCGTCAGGTCGATGCCCGGGCGTTTTTTGGCAGTCTGGTCCATGGCACAGCGTTTAACATGGTGATTCATCCACAGGTCAGTGGCCGGGTGACGCTCACGCTGCAGGATGTCACGCTGGATGAAGTGCTGGATGTGGCTTCCGATATCTATGGCTACCATATCCTGCGTAAAGGCAACATGATTCAGGTTTTTCCCGCCACATTACGAACGGAAGTGATTCCGGTTGATTATCTGCAGCTGCAACGCCGCGGGATCTCCCTGACGTCCCTGACCACGGGTTCCATCAGTGACCCGAATAACGATGATAACTATCAGTCGGATCGTTCCAGTCGCAGTCGGGATACGGATGAGGACAGCCGCAGCCGGAATGACACCAGTGAGCGCTCGTCCTATTCGACAGGCGGTACCCGGATTGAAACCCGTACAGACAGCGATTTCTGGAATCAGTTGCAACTGGCCGTGCAGGCCATGATTGGTACCGGGCAGGGCCGAAGCATTGTGGTGTCCCCTCAGGCCAGTTTGCTGACCGTGAAAGCTTTCCCAAATGAGTTGCGTGAAGTCCGAGAATTTTTGGGCGTCTCGAAAAAACGTCTGCAGCGTCAGGTAGTGCTGGAAGCCAAGATCATGGAAGTGACACTGAGCGACAGCTATCAGCAGGGCATCAACTGGAGCAATATTACCAAGACGATTGGCGGAACGGGCATTAACTTTGGCCGGACCGGGCCCTCCTTACTGCCGGGCGGCAATGAGATTGCGAATTTGCTGGACGGGCAGACCAATATCACGATTTCTGACGGGAACTTCTCGGCTGTGCTGAGTTTTCTCGAAACTCAGGGCGATTTGAATGTGTTATCCAGCCCGCGCGTGACCGCAGCAAACAACCAGAAAGCGGTGATCAAAGTCGGCGGCGATCAGTATTTTGTCACCGAAGTGGATGGCGGTGAAGCCGTCAGTGACGGTGGCGTGGCTTCTCCGGAAGTTGTTCTGACACCGTTTTTCTCGGGGATCTCACTCGATGTGACGCCGCAGATTGATGATGATGGTGGCGTATTGCTGCACGTTCATCCCACTGTCGTCGAAGTCACGGAAGAAGTGAAAGATATTGCCCTCGGCGATACCTTCGGCACTTACAGCCTGCCACTGGCCCGAAGTTCGGTGCGAGAGTCCGATTCGGTGATTCATGCCAGCAGCGGCGATGTGGTGGTGATCGGCGGGCTGATGAAGTCATCACTGAAAGATCAGGAAACCAAAGTGCCTTTGTTGGGGGATATTCCGGGACTGGGGTATCTGTTCCGCAATATCAATAAAGTGCAGACCAAGACCGAGCTGGTGATTTTGCTCAAACCCACTGTGGTGGGCGATCAAACCTGGCAGCAGGAAATTGAGCGTTCACGGTCTCTGGTCGATAAATGGTTCCCGGAACAGGGCTGA